From Epinephelus lanceolatus isolate andai-2023 chromosome 12, ASM4190304v1, whole genome shotgun sequence, the proteins below share one genomic window:
- the lpin2 gene encoding phosphatidate phosphatase LPIN2 isoform X2: protein MKRQRSWGDWELLGNNTDDNTDNSEQDESLSLRSSWSLADTMNYVGQLAGQVLVTVKELYKGINQATLSGCIDVVVVRQRDGTYQCSPFHVRFGKLGVLRSKEKVIDIEVNGEPVELHMKLGDNGEAFFVQEAEQLNIVPAHLATSPIPTESHLFWISEVEHRPPKDLEDDPADPEDPPEPPAPSTVATKKKKRRRKKHKGDPRREELTPPMSVTTSNAIAANAPAATTAAMSSTGQNEEIFEMDMSSDEEAAAHVSRSPSVTTMRDIDPKLPAARHSLDGYPMSDGDWPASDSHGLSQAFSPKSDSELMVRPSESLLRAESHMQWTWGEFPETTRVTKKEKPELLKTVTITPSESTHFRVILSSEAMENESEIERGEGASSSSSSSVCTIVKPEPRTPITTMTPVIPLASVGTITSVSPVSPTEPLDVLPPNVATSTPFSSQQSDSPSKKKGVPKRSQHQGPEDIYLDDLNVLEPDVAARYFPKSESEAATKHWMDSEMHSGSQSPQSVGSAAADSGTECLSDSASDLPDVTLSLCGGLTENAEISKERFMEHIITYHEFAENPAIIDNPNLVVKIGNRYYNWALAAPLILSLQAFQKNLPKATEEAWVKEKMPKKSGRWWFWRKRADSAIKQSETKLETKEESHLEEEGPSMSQEKLPLPPKAGDSSSDEEAKEVSAASCQERLQPVDGQHHPSPHTYRKSLRLSSDQIASLKLKEGPNDVTFSITTQYQGTCRCEGTIYLWNWDDKVIISDIDGTITKSDVFGQILPQLGKDWTHQGIAKLYHSVAENGYKFLYCSARAIGMADMTRGYLQWVNDGGIILPRGPLMLSPSSLFSAFHREVIEKKPEIFKIECLTDIKNLFQHNKQPFYAAFGNRANDVFAYKEVGVPVCRIFTVNPKGELIQEQTKGNKSSYSRLSELVEHVFPLLSKEQNEAFVLPEYSSFCYWRQPIPDFNPDELL from the exons ATGAAGAGACAGAGGTCCTGGGGGGACTGGGAGCTCCTGGGAAACAACACAGACGACAACACAGACAACAGTGAACAGGATGAGTCCTTGTCTCTGAGGTCGTCTTGGTCCCTG GCGGACACGATGAACTACGTTGGCCAGCTGGCAGGTCAGGTGCTGGTAACTGTCAAAGAACTGTATAAAGGCATTAATCAGGCCACGCTGTCGGGCTGcattgatgttgttgttgtccgcCAGAGGGATGGCACCTACCAGTGCTCACCATTCCATGTGCGCTTCGGCAAGCTGGGTGTACTGCGCTCCAAAGAGAAAGTG ATTGACATTGAAGTGAATGGAGAGCCAGTGGAGCTGCACATGAAGCTTGGTGACAATGGAGAGGCCTTTTTTGTCCAGGAAGCTGAGCAGCTGAAT ATTGTCCCTGCCCACCTGGCCACCTCTCCAATCCCCACCGAGAGTCACCTTTTCTGGATCTCCGAGGTTGAGCACAGGCCACCAAAGGATCTGGAGGATGACCCCGCTGACCCAGAGGACCCACCCGAGCCTCCTGCTCCAAGCACCGTGGccacaaaaaagaagaaacgaCGGAGGAAGAAGCATAAAGGAGACCCCCGAAGAGAGGAGCTGACCCCGCCCATGTCAGTCACTACCAGTAATGCTATTGCTGCTAACGCACCTGCTGCTACGACTGCTGCTATGTCCAGCACTGGGCAAAATGAAGAGATCTTTGAGATGGACATGAGCTCTGACGAGGAAGCTGCTGCACATGTCTCAAG GTCACCTTCAGTGACCACAATGCGAGATATTGACCCCAAATTACCCGCAGCTAGACACAGCCTCGATGGTTATCCAATGTCTGATGGGGACTGGCCTGCGAGTGACAG TCACGGCTTGTCTCAGGCCTTTTCCCCAAAGAGTGACTCCGAGCTGATGGTCAGGCCCTCAGAGAGTTTACTCAGAGCTGAGTCCCACATGCAGTGGACCTGGGGGGAGTTTCCAGAAACAACCAGG GTCACCAAAAAAGAGAAACCAGAGCTTCTAAAAACCGTGACCATCACCCCATCAGAGAGCACCCACTTCCGCGTCATCCTCAGCTCTGAGGCCATGGAGAACGAGTCTGAGATCGAAAGGGGAGAGggtgcctcctcctcctcctcctcctcagtgtgtACCATTGTTAAGCCCGAGCCACGCACCCCTATTACCACTATGACACCTGTGATTCCTCTGGCATCTGTTGGTACCATAACCTCTGTAAGTCCTGTTTCCCCCACGGAGCCCCTGGATGTTTTGCCACCCAATGTGGCAACCTCCACCCCTTTCAGCAGCCAACAGAGTGATTCACCCTCAAAGAAGAAAG GTGTCCCAAAGAGGAGCCAACATCAGGGTCCTGAGGATATCTACCTAGATGACCTGAATGTACTTGAACCTGATGTTGCTGCACGATATTTTCCTAAGAG CGAGTCTGAGGCAGCGACAAAGCACTGGATGGACTCAGAGATGCACTCTGGTTCACAGTCCCCGCAGTCAGTGGGCAGTGCAGCTGCTGACAGCGGGACAGAGTGTCTGTCTGACTCAGCTAGTGACCTCCCAGACGTCACTCTTTCTCTGTGCGGAGGCCTCACAGAAAATGCTGAAATATCCAAAG AAAGGTTCATGGAGCACATCATCACCTATCATGAATTTGCTGAAAACCCAGCAATTATAGATAACCCCAACCTGGTTGTAAAGATAGGAAATAG ATATTATAATTGGGCACTAGCTGCACCCTTGATTTTAAGTCTACAAGCATTTCAGAAGAACTTACCAAAG GCTACAGAGGAGGCCTGGGTGAAGGAGAAAATGCCAAAGAAGTCAGGTCGCTGGTGGTTCTGGCGAAAAAGGGCAGATAGTGCAATCAAGCAG TCAGAGACGAAGCTTGAAACCAAGGAGGAGTCTCATCTGGAAGAGGAAGGACCTTCCATGTCTCAGGAGAAACTGCCCTTGCC GCCTAAAGCAGGAGACTCATCCAGCGATGAAGAGGCCAAGGAGGTGAGCGCTGCATCCTGTCAGGAGAGACTGCAGCCAGTAGATGGTCAGCACCACCCCAGCCCACACACTTACAGGAAGTCACTACGCCTCTCCTCTGATCAGATA GCCAGTCTGAAACTGAAGGAGGGACCTAACGATGTGACGTTCAGCATCACCACTCAATACCAGGGCACATGTCGCTGCGAGGGCACCATCTACCTGTGGAACTGGGATGACAAAGTCATTATCTCTGACATCGATGGCACTATCACCAA gTCAGATGTGTTTGGACAGATCCTGCCACAGCTGGGGAAGGACTGGACCCACCAGGGCATTGCAAAGCTCTACCACTCAGTAGCTGA GAACGGCTATAAGTTCTTGTACTGCTCAGCGCGGGCTATTGGCATGGCGGACATGACAAGAGGTTATCTGCAGTGGGTCAATGACGGAGGCATCATTCTACCCCGAGGGCCTCTCATGCTGTCTCCCAGCAGCCTTTTCTCCGCCTTCCACAG GGAGGTGATTGAGAAGAAACCAGAGATCTTCAAGATTGAATGCCTTACAGATATCAAGAACCTGTTCCAGCATAACAAGCAGCCATTCTACGCTGCCTTTGGGAATAGAGCTAAT GATGTGTTTGCCTATAAGGAGGTGGGAGTTCCAGTGTGTCGGATCTTCACAGTCAACCCAAAGGGAGAGCTGATCCAGGAGCAGACCAAGGGCAACAAGTCCTC TTACAGTCGGCTTAGTGAGCTGGTGGAGCATGTGTTCCCTCTGCTGAGTAAGGAGCAGAACGAGGCCTTTGTCCTGCCCGAGTACAGCTCTTTCTGTTACTGGAGACAGCCCATACCAGACTTCAACCCTGATGAACTGCTCTAA
- the lpin2 gene encoding phosphatidate phosphatase LPIN2 isoform X1 translates to MKRQRSWGDWELLGNNTDDNTDNSEQDESLSLRSSWSLADTMNYVGQLAGQVLVTVKELYKGINQATLSGCIDVVVVRQRDGTYQCSPFHVRFGKLGVLRSKEKVIDIEVNGEPVELHMKLGDNGEAFFVQEAEQLNQIVPAHLATSPIPTESHLFWISEVEHRPPKDLEDDPADPEDPPEPPAPSTVATKKKKRRRKKHKGDPRREELTPPMSVTTSNAIAANAPAATTAAMSSTGQNEEIFEMDMSSDEEAAAHVSRSPSVTTMRDIDPKLPAARHSLDGYPMSDGDWPASDSHGLSQAFSPKSDSELMVRPSESLLRAESHMQWTWGEFPETTRVTKKEKPELLKTVTITPSESTHFRVILSSEAMENESEIERGEGASSSSSSSVCTIVKPEPRTPITTMTPVIPLASVGTITSVSPVSPTEPLDVLPPNVATSTPFSSQQSDSPSKKKGVPKRSQHQGPEDIYLDDLNVLEPDVAARYFPKSESEAATKHWMDSEMHSGSQSPQSVGSAAADSGTECLSDSASDLPDVTLSLCGGLTENAEISKERFMEHIITYHEFAENPAIIDNPNLVVKIGNRYYNWALAAPLILSLQAFQKNLPKATEEAWVKEKMPKKSGRWWFWRKRADSAIKQSETKLETKEESHLEEEGPSMSQEKLPLPPKAGDSSSDEEAKEVSAASCQERLQPVDGQHHPSPHTYRKSLRLSSDQIASLKLKEGPNDVTFSITTQYQGTCRCEGTIYLWNWDDKVIISDIDGTITKSDVFGQILPQLGKDWTHQGIAKLYHSVAENGYKFLYCSARAIGMADMTRGYLQWVNDGGIILPRGPLMLSPSSLFSAFHREVIEKKPEIFKIECLTDIKNLFQHNKQPFYAAFGNRANDVFAYKEVGVPVCRIFTVNPKGELIQEQTKGNKSSYSRLSELVEHVFPLLSKEQNEAFVLPEYSSFCYWRQPIPDFNPDELL, encoded by the exons ATGAAGAGACAGAGGTCCTGGGGGGACTGGGAGCTCCTGGGAAACAACACAGACGACAACACAGACAACAGTGAACAGGATGAGTCCTTGTCTCTGAGGTCGTCTTGGTCCCTG GCGGACACGATGAACTACGTTGGCCAGCTGGCAGGTCAGGTGCTGGTAACTGTCAAAGAACTGTATAAAGGCATTAATCAGGCCACGCTGTCGGGCTGcattgatgttgttgttgtccgcCAGAGGGATGGCACCTACCAGTGCTCACCATTCCATGTGCGCTTCGGCAAGCTGGGTGTACTGCGCTCCAAAGAGAAAGTG ATTGACATTGAAGTGAATGGAGAGCCAGTGGAGCTGCACATGAAGCTTGGTGACAATGGAGAGGCCTTTTTTGTCCAGGAAGCTGAGCAGCTGAAT CAGATTGTCCCTGCCCACCTGGCCACCTCTCCAATCCCCACCGAGAGTCACCTTTTCTGGATCTCCGAGGTTGAGCACAGGCCACCAAAGGATCTGGAGGATGACCCCGCTGACCCAGAGGACCCACCCGAGCCTCCTGCTCCAAGCACCGTGGccacaaaaaagaagaaacgaCGGAGGAAGAAGCATAAAGGAGACCCCCGAAGAGAGGAGCTGACCCCGCCCATGTCAGTCACTACCAGTAATGCTATTGCTGCTAACGCACCTGCTGCTACGACTGCTGCTATGTCCAGCACTGGGCAAAATGAAGAGATCTTTGAGATGGACATGAGCTCTGACGAGGAAGCTGCTGCACATGTCTCAAG GTCACCTTCAGTGACCACAATGCGAGATATTGACCCCAAATTACCCGCAGCTAGACACAGCCTCGATGGTTATCCAATGTCTGATGGGGACTGGCCTGCGAGTGACAG TCACGGCTTGTCTCAGGCCTTTTCCCCAAAGAGTGACTCCGAGCTGATGGTCAGGCCCTCAGAGAGTTTACTCAGAGCTGAGTCCCACATGCAGTGGACCTGGGGGGAGTTTCCAGAAACAACCAGG GTCACCAAAAAAGAGAAACCAGAGCTTCTAAAAACCGTGACCATCACCCCATCAGAGAGCACCCACTTCCGCGTCATCCTCAGCTCTGAGGCCATGGAGAACGAGTCTGAGATCGAAAGGGGAGAGggtgcctcctcctcctcctcctcctcagtgtgtACCATTGTTAAGCCCGAGCCACGCACCCCTATTACCACTATGACACCTGTGATTCCTCTGGCATCTGTTGGTACCATAACCTCTGTAAGTCCTGTTTCCCCCACGGAGCCCCTGGATGTTTTGCCACCCAATGTGGCAACCTCCACCCCTTTCAGCAGCCAACAGAGTGATTCACCCTCAAAGAAGAAAG GTGTCCCAAAGAGGAGCCAACATCAGGGTCCTGAGGATATCTACCTAGATGACCTGAATGTACTTGAACCTGATGTTGCTGCACGATATTTTCCTAAGAG CGAGTCTGAGGCAGCGACAAAGCACTGGATGGACTCAGAGATGCACTCTGGTTCACAGTCCCCGCAGTCAGTGGGCAGTGCAGCTGCTGACAGCGGGACAGAGTGTCTGTCTGACTCAGCTAGTGACCTCCCAGACGTCACTCTTTCTCTGTGCGGAGGCCTCACAGAAAATGCTGAAATATCCAAAG AAAGGTTCATGGAGCACATCATCACCTATCATGAATTTGCTGAAAACCCAGCAATTATAGATAACCCCAACCTGGTTGTAAAGATAGGAAATAG ATATTATAATTGGGCACTAGCTGCACCCTTGATTTTAAGTCTACAAGCATTTCAGAAGAACTTACCAAAG GCTACAGAGGAGGCCTGGGTGAAGGAGAAAATGCCAAAGAAGTCAGGTCGCTGGTGGTTCTGGCGAAAAAGGGCAGATAGTGCAATCAAGCAG TCAGAGACGAAGCTTGAAACCAAGGAGGAGTCTCATCTGGAAGAGGAAGGACCTTCCATGTCTCAGGAGAAACTGCCCTTGCC GCCTAAAGCAGGAGACTCATCCAGCGATGAAGAGGCCAAGGAGGTGAGCGCTGCATCCTGTCAGGAGAGACTGCAGCCAGTAGATGGTCAGCACCACCCCAGCCCACACACTTACAGGAAGTCACTACGCCTCTCCTCTGATCAGATA GCCAGTCTGAAACTGAAGGAGGGACCTAACGATGTGACGTTCAGCATCACCACTCAATACCAGGGCACATGTCGCTGCGAGGGCACCATCTACCTGTGGAACTGGGATGACAAAGTCATTATCTCTGACATCGATGGCACTATCACCAA gTCAGATGTGTTTGGACAGATCCTGCCACAGCTGGGGAAGGACTGGACCCACCAGGGCATTGCAAAGCTCTACCACTCAGTAGCTGA GAACGGCTATAAGTTCTTGTACTGCTCAGCGCGGGCTATTGGCATGGCGGACATGACAAGAGGTTATCTGCAGTGGGTCAATGACGGAGGCATCATTCTACCCCGAGGGCCTCTCATGCTGTCTCCCAGCAGCCTTTTCTCCGCCTTCCACAG GGAGGTGATTGAGAAGAAACCAGAGATCTTCAAGATTGAATGCCTTACAGATATCAAGAACCTGTTCCAGCATAACAAGCAGCCATTCTACGCTGCCTTTGGGAATAGAGCTAAT GATGTGTTTGCCTATAAGGAGGTGGGAGTTCCAGTGTGTCGGATCTTCACAGTCAACCCAAAGGGAGAGCTGATCCAGGAGCAGACCAAGGGCAACAAGTCCTC TTACAGTCGGCTTAGTGAGCTGGTGGAGCATGTGTTCCCTCTGCTGAGTAAGGAGCAGAACGAGGCCTTTGTCCTGCCCGAGTACAGCTCTTTCTGTTACTGGAGACAGCCCATACCAGACTTCAACCCTGATGAACTGCTCTAA
- the lpin2 gene encoding phosphatidate phosphatase LPIN2 isoform X3, which translates to MNYVGQLAGQVLVTVKELYKGINQATLSGCIDVVVVRQRDGTYQCSPFHVRFGKLGVLRSKEKVIDIEVNGEPVELHMKLGDNGEAFFVQEAEQLNQIVPAHLATSPIPTESHLFWISEVEHRPPKDLEDDPADPEDPPEPPAPSTVATKKKKRRRKKHKGDPRREELTPPMSVTTSNAIAANAPAATTAAMSSTGQNEEIFEMDMSSDEEAAAHVSRSPSVTTMRDIDPKLPAARHSLDGYPMSDGDWPASDSHGLSQAFSPKSDSELMVRPSESLLRAESHMQWTWGEFPETTRVTKKEKPELLKTVTITPSESTHFRVILSSEAMENESEIERGEGASSSSSSSVCTIVKPEPRTPITTMTPVIPLASVGTITSVSPVSPTEPLDVLPPNVATSTPFSSQQSDSPSKKKGVPKRSQHQGPEDIYLDDLNVLEPDVAARYFPKSESEAATKHWMDSEMHSGSQSPQSVGSAAADSGTECLSDSASDLPDVTLSLCGGLTENAEISKERFMEHIITYHEFAENPAIIDNPNLVVKIGNRYYNWALAAPLILSLQAFQKNLPKATEEAWVKEKMPKKSGRWWFWRKRADSAIKQSETKLETKEESHLEEEGPSMSQEKLPLPPKAGDSSSDEEAKEVSAASCQERLQPVDGQHHPSPHTYRKSLRLSSDQIASLKLKEGPNDVTFSITTQYQGTCRCEGTIYLWNWDDKVIISDIDGTITKSDVFGQILPQLGKDWTHQGIAKLYHSVAENGYKFLYCSARAIGMADMTRGYLQWVNDGGIILPRGPLMLSPSSLFSAFHREVIEKKPEIFKIECLTDIKNLFQHNKQPFYAAFGNRANDVFAYKEVGVPVCRIFTVNPKGELIQEQTKGNKSSYSRLSELVEHVFPLLSKEQNEAFVLPEYSSFCYWRQPIPDFNPDELL; encoded by the exons ATGAACTACGTTGGCCAGCTGGCAGGTCAGGTGCTGGTAACTGTCAAAGAACTGTATAAAGGCATTAATCAGGCCACGCTGTCGGGCTGcattgatgttgttgttgtccgcCAGAGGGATGGCACCTACCAGTGCTCACCATTCCATGTGCGCTTCGGCAAGCTGGGTGTACTGCGCTCCAAAGAGAAAGTG ATTGACATTGAAGTGAATGGAGAGCCAGTGGAGCTGCACATGAAGCTTGGTGACAATGGAGAGGCCTTTTTTGTCCAGGAAGCTGAGCAGCTGAAT CAGATTGTCCCTGCCCACCTGGCCACCTCTCCAATCCCCACCGAGAGTCACCTTTTCTGGATCTCCGAGGTTGAGCACAGGCCACCAAAGGATCTGGAGGATGACCCCGCTGACCCAGAGGACCCACCCGAGCCTCCTGCTCCAAGCACCGTGGccacaaaaaagaagaaacgaCGGAGGAAGAAGCATAAAGGAGACCCCCGAAGAGAGGAGCTGACCCCGCCCATGTCAGTCACTACCAGTAATGCTATTGCTGCTAACGCACCTGCTGCTACGACTGCTGCTATGTCCAGCACTGGGCAAAATGAAGAGATCTTTGAGATGGACATGAGCTCTGACGAGGAAGCTGCTGCACATGTCTCAAG GTCACCTTCAGTGACCACAATGCGAGATATTGACCCCAAATTACCCGCAGCTAGACACAGCCTCGATGGTTATCCAATGTCTGATGGGGACTGGCCTGCGAGTGACAG TCACGGCTTGTCTCAGGCCTTTTCCCCAAAGAGTGACTCCGAGCTGATGGTCAGGCCCTCAGAGAGTTTACTCAGAGCTGAGTCCCACATGCAGTGGACCTGGGGGGAGTTTCCAGAAACAACCAGG GTCACCAAAAAAGAGAAACCAGAGCTTCTAAAAACCGTGACCATCACCCCATCAGAGAGCACCCACTTCCGCGTCATCCTCAGCTCTGAGGCCATGGAGAACGAGTCTGAGATCGAAAGGGGAGAGggtgcctcctcctcctcctcctcctcagtgtgtACCATTGTTAAGCCCGAGCCACGCACCCCTATTACCACTATGACACCTGTGATTCCTCTGGCATCTGTTGGTACCATAACCTCTGTAAGTCCTGTTTCCCCCACGGAGCCCCTGGATGTTTTGCCACCCAATGTGGCAACCTCCACCCCTTTCAGCAGCCAACAGAGTGATTCACCCTCAAAGAAGAAAG GTGTCCCAAAGAGGAGCCAACATCAGGGTCCTGAGGATATCTACCTAGATGACCTGAATGTACTTGAACCTGATGTTGCTGCACGATATTTTCCTAAGAG CGAGTCTGAGGCAGCGACAAAGCACTGGATGGACTCAGAGATGCACTCTGGTTCACAGTCCCCGCAGTCAGTGGGCAGTGCAGCTGCTGACAGCGGGACAGAGTGTCTGTCTGACTCAGCTAGTGACCTCCCAGACGTCACTCTTTCTCTGTGCGGAGGCCTCACAGAAAATGCTGAAATATCCAAAG AAAGGTTCATGGAGCACATCATCACCTATCATGAATTTGCTGAAAACCCAGCAATTATAGATAACCCCAACCTGGTTGTAAAGATAGGAAATAG ATATTATAATTGGGCACTAGCTGCACCCTTGATTTTAAGTCTACAAGCATTTCAGAAGAACTTACCAAAG GCTACAGAGGAGGCCTGGGTGAAGGAGAAAATGCCAAAGAAGTCAGGTCGCTGGTGGTTCTGGCGAAAAAGGGCAGATAGTGCAATCAAGCAG TCAGAGACGAAGCTTGAAACCAAGGAGGAGTCTCATCTGGAAGAGGAAGGACCTTCCATGTCTCAGGAGAAACTGCCCTTGCC GCCTAAAGCAGGAGACTCATCCAGCGATGAAGAGGCCAAGGAGGTGAGCGCTGCATCCTGTCAGGAGAGACTGCAGCCAGTAGATGGTCAGCACCACCCCAGCCCACACACTTACAGGAAGTCACTACGCCTCTCCTCTGATCAGATA GCCAGTCTGAAACTGAAGGAGGGACCTAACGATGTGACGTTCAGCATCACCACTCAATACCAGGGCACATGTCGCTGCGAGGGCACCATCTACCTGTGGAACTGGGATGACAAAGTCATTATCTCTGACATCGATGGCACTATCACCAA gTCAGATGTGTTTGGACAGATCCTGCCACAGCTGGGGAAGGACTGGACCCACCAGGGCATTGCAAAGCTCTACCACTCAGTAGCTGA GAACGGCTATAAGTTCTTGTACTGCTCAGCGCGGGCTATTGGCATGGCGGACATGACAAGAGGTTATCTGCAGTGGGTCAATGACGGAGGCATCATTCTACCCCGAGGGCCTCTCATGCTGTCTCCCAGCAGCCTTTTCTCCGCCTTCCACAG GGAGGTGATTGAGAAGAAACCAGAGATCTTCAAGATTGAATGCCTTACAGATATCAAGAACCTGTTCCAGCATAACAAGCAGCCATTCTACGCTGCCTTTGGGAATAGAGCTAAT GATGTGTTTGCCTATAAGGAGGTGGGAGTTCCAGTGTGTCGGATCTTCACAGTCAACCCAAAGGGAGAGCTGATCCAGGAGCAGACCAAGGGCAACAAGTCCTC TTACAGTCGGCTTAGTGAGCTGGTGGAGCATGTGTTCCCTCTGCTGAGTAAGGAGCAGAACGAGGCCTTTGTCCTGCCCGAGTACAGCTCTTTCTGTTACTGGAGACAGCCCATACCAGACTTCAACCCTGATGAACTGCTCTAA